In one Vicugna pacos chromosome 22, VicPac4, whole genome shotgun sequence genomic region, the following are encoded:
- the GZMM gene encoding granzyme M: MEARLSQLLLLVLGALWAGGNTFETHIIGGREAAPNSHPYMVSLQKAGTHRCGGVLVHRKWVLTAAHCLTNRIEQLRLVLGLHVLGDPSLTYRIRKVVKHPEYKEAPSLQNDLALLKLDGKVKPSRTIRPLALPQRRQAVAAGARCSVAGWGLTHQGGQLAKALQELDVHVLDARMCNNSRFWNGDITPDMICLAANAKNQAPCKGDSGGPVVCRRGQVAGIVSFSSKVCTDIFKPSVATAVAPYTPWIKKTIRR; this comes from the exons GAGGCAACACATTCGAGACCCACATCATTGGGGGTCGAGAGGCTGCCCCCAACTCCCACCCATACATGGTCTCCCTGCAGAAAGCCGGCACCCACAGGTGTGGGGGGGTCCTTGTGCACCGGAAGTGGGTGTTGACCGCTGCCCACTGCCTGACCAACCG GATAGAACAGCTGAGGCTGGTGCTGGGGCTCCACGTGCTGGGAGACCCCAGCCTTACCTACCGCATCAGGAAGGTTGTCAAGCACCCTGAGTACAAGGAGGCCCCCAGTCTGCAGAATGACCTCGCGCTGCTTAAG CTGGATGGGAAGGTGAAGCCCAGCAGGACCATCCGGCCCCTGGCCTTGCCCCAAAGGCGCCAGGCAGTGGCAGCAGGAGCACGGTGCAGTGTGGCTGGCTGGGGCCTGACCCACCAGGGTGGGCAGCTGGCCAAAGCGCTGCAGGAATTGGATGTGCACGTGCTGGATGCCAGGATGTGCAACAACAGTCGTTTCTGGAACGGGGACATCACCCCCGACATGATCTGCCTGGCGGCCAACGCTAAGAACCAGGCCCCCTGCAAG GGGGACTCAGGCGGGCCTGTGGTATGCCGCAGAGGCCAGGTGGCTGGAATCGTGTCGTTCAGCTCCAAGGTCTGCACCGACATCTTCAAGCCCTCCGTGGCCACCGCCGTGGCCCCCTATACTCCCTGGATCAAGAAGACCATCCGCCGCTAG